A single region of the Candidatus Methanomethylicota archaeon genome encodes:
- a CDS encoding transglutaminase-like domain-containing protein, whose translation MYSLFLIPLLMFTLPTMYQYNLTIVIINNGETLFPGDPIYDYFLTQNIFPNSSYQQVFIEKVSLNGTMANFKIFFDEDGNPFIKIISDVPLNKGESMSLSIIFSIQLKEKHYDISNVGKISDIPKDIIEKYSLTGIWQVTESQKEEILNFLNSIIGDEENVLFIILKILNWFENTMKYSFGLFAPQDVWYTYSSKSGDCDDMANLFVLFCRCLNIPAYTAIGAVYIPGINSLEQDGNMIFNLNNVAWHGWAMVYLPKDSGGSWYPVDFTFFRGAYFVNGHIKSQNLIDHITYSCFYTYPTFEFLSINYQNYIKEFNNIREIIQKSNISWIEYHQVTFMDTNHIVDYGIIVLVIFIILALLILHKIRSVIPHEAPSSI comes from the coding sequence ATGTACAGTTTATTTTTAATTCCATTATTAATGTTTACACTTCCAACTATGTATCAATACAATCTTACTATAGTTATTATAAATAATGGAGAGACTTTATTTCCAGGAGATCCTATTTATGACTATTTTCTTACTCAAAATATTTTTCCAAATTCATCATATCAACAAGTATTCATAGAAAAAGTCAGTTTAAATGGAACAATGGCTAATTTTAAAATCTTTTTTGATGAAGATGGAAATCCATTTATAAAAATAATAAGTGATGTTCCTCTTAATAAAGGAGAATCAATGTCTCTTTCTATCATTTTTTCAATTCAACTTAAGGAAAAACATTATGATATCTCTAATGTTGGAAAAATTTCAGATATCCCAAAAGACATTATAGAAAAATATTCACTAACTGGTATATGGCAAGTAACAGAATCTCAAAAAGAAGAAATTTTAAATTTTTTAAATTCAATAATAGGTGATGAAGAAAATGTTCTCTTTATCATTCTTAAAATATTAAACTGGTTTGAAAATACAATGAAATATTCTTTTGGACTTTTTGCTCCTCAAGATGTTTGGTACACTTATTCTAGTAAAAGTGGTGATTGTGATGATATGGCAAACTTATTTGTTCTCTTTTGTAGATGTCTTAATATTCCAGCTTATACTGCTATAGGTGCAGTCTATATTCCAGGTATAAATAGCTTAGAACAAGATGGAAATATGATTTTTAATTTAAATAATGTAGCTTGGCATGGTTGGGCCATGGTGTATTTACCTAAAGATAGTGGTGGATCTTGGTATCCTGTAGATTTCACTTTTTTTAGAGGAGCATATTTTGTAAATGGTCATATAAAAAGTCAAAATTTAATAGACCATATTACATATTCCTGTTTCTATACCTATCCAACTTTTGAGTTTTTATCTATAAATTATCAAAATTACATAAAAGAATTTAATAATATTAGAGAAATTATACAAAAATCTAATATTTCATGGATTGAATATCATCAAGTAACTTTTATGGATACGAATCATATAGTGGATTATGGTATAATTGTATTAGTAATTTTTATTATACTTGCTCTTTTGATCCTCCATAAAATTCGAAGTGTAATACCTCATGAAGCTCCTTCCTCCATCTAG
- a CDS encoding Lrp/AsnC ligand binding domain-containing protein, translating to MPFSAYLLGVSQIGKEKEVLEKCLKIKGVKEGAIVFGEFDIILKIEAEDLKELSKKIEEIRNINGFIRTTTLIPME from the coding sequence ATGCCATTTTCAGCTTATTTATTAGGAGTAAGTCAAATAGGTAAAGAAAAAGAAGTTCTTGAAAAATGTTTAAAAATAAAAGGAGTGAAAGAAGGAGCTATAGTATTTGGAGAATTCGATATAATATTAAAAATAGAGGCAGAGGATCTTAAAGAACTTTCCAAAAAAATAGAAGAAATAAGAAATATAAATGGATTTATTAGAACCACAACTTTAATACCAATGGAATAA